CCTAGAAATTCAACTATTGATTCTGGTACAAAAAGTTTATTCACATAAGTATAATATTTTTAATTGATACATCTAAGATTTGTCAGCAGTTGAAATAAGGCTACCTAATCGAGAACTCCTCCTGAGTTCAATTAGCTAATGACCTCCTGTCATTAGACCTTATTTCTCCTGCTTTCTCATCAAGATGTATTGCAATTAAAAACAAAATTTTGTTCATATGACTTTTTGTACCAGAATCAACTATTATGGTTTATTTATAATACCATAATTTAGTTTTTGTTTGCATTATTTTTATATATATTTTGTTAACCAAAAACCAGTGTACAAATTATCAACGCTGAAACAAAGCCGGTTAAGTCACCGATCAATCCGATGGCAAGGGCATGTCGAGATTTCTTTATCCCTACGGAGCCAAAATACACTGTCAAAACGTAAAATGTAGTATCAGTACTTCCCTGCATTGTAGAAGCTAATCTGCCAACAAAAGAATCCGGTCCATGGGTTTGAAAGATCTCAGTCATCATAGCAAAAGTACTAGAGCCTGAAATTGGCCGCATCAAAGCCATTGGTATAATATCAGAGGGAATATAAAATGCTGTCAGGATAGGTTCAATGAATGACAAAATAAATTCCATGGCACCACTTGCTCTAAAAATACCTAGCGCACACATCATTGCTACTAGAAAAGGAATTAGTTTTATAGAAGTATCAAATCCATCCTTTGCACCCTCAACAAAGGTATCAAACACATCTACATTTTTGATTTGACCATAAATTAGAGTCACAACTATTAAAAAGGGTATTGCCCATTTAGAAATTAGTGTAACCAAATCAGTCATTTAAAGGCTCCCCTCAAAATATTTTCTTTAATTTTATTTATTTGCTAAACTTTCTAGCAACTTTATCAGCAGAAATGGCCGCAATTGCAGAACAAAGTGTAGCGATAAGAGTAGTCCCAACAATTTCTGTTGGTTCTTGACTACCTGCCGCAGCTCTTATTCCTAAAACTGTCGTCGGAATCAAAGTAATACTTGATGTATTAATCGCCAAAAACGTACACATAGAATCTGTTGCTCTATCTTTTTTATCATTTAACTCCTGTAAGTTTTGCATTGCTTTAATTCCAAAAGGAGTTGCCGCATTGCCCATTCCAAGAAGATTTGCACTCATATTCATAAGTATAGCATTCATAGCTGGATGGTCTTTTGGTACATCAGGAAAAAGAAATTTAGCTATTGGGGTTAATATCTTATTTATAACCCTGATTAGGCCTGACTTCTCAATTATTTTCATTATTCCTAACCAAAAGCTCATAATACTAATAAGCCCTATCGAAAGGTTGACCGCTTCATCTGCAGAATTAAATAAAGCGTTTGTTACATCATCAATATTTCCATTAAAAAGGGAAAATAAAATACCACCAACTATAAAGAATAGCCAGATATAGTTAACCAAAAGATTTCCCCCTCTCCCCCGTCACTCATACCATAAGTAAATTTTGATTCAACTACAAAAAGTCATATGAACAAAGTTTTGTTTTTGAAAGTTTTGTTTTTGATTGCAATACATCTTGATTAAAAAGCAGGAAAAATACGGCCTAATGACGCCGATGTCATTAGCTTATTGAATCAGGAGGAGTTCATAAATTAGGAAGCCGTATTTCGACTACTGGCGAATCTTAGATGTATCAATTAAAAACGCTATACTTATGTGAATAGACTTTTTCAATTGAATCAATATCTAATTAAATAATTATCTTCCGAAGAAACTTAAAATCCTGTTCCAAAAACCTTTGACTTCTATATCATTTTCAGCAACTAGTTTAACTTCTGATACTTTTTGTCCATCGATAGTTACCTCTAAATTTCCAATATAATCTTCAGTATAAATTGGAGCTTCAATATTTTCCTTTGGCTTCAGTATATAGCTAATTTTACTTTTTTCTCTTTCACGTAAAGGTAGTGTAACTTTGTCTTTTGTAATCAATCTTACTTTCTCTTTTTCATTGCCATCTACTTGAAGTTCTTCTATGTGCTGTCCTTCTTCAAATAATGTAACTTGATTATATTCAGAAAAACCCCAATCCAGAATCTTACTGGCATCTTCATACATTTTAGGTGCATTTAGCAATGTTCCTACTAGTCTAGTACCGTCTTTTGATGCAGAAAAAACAAGACACCTTCCAGCTTTTTCTGTCCAACCTGTCTTAACCCCATCTGTACCTGGGTATTTGCCAAAAAGCTTATTTGTATTTCTCAAAAATCTAAAACGAACTTCTTCATCAGGACCAGGAATAATCTTTCTTTTTGTTGCTACTACCCTAGAAAAGACAGGATCTGTTAAGGCTTCTTCTGTAATCTTTAGTAGGTCTTTAGCAGTAGTAAAATGATTTTTGGCCGGAAGGCCATGAGGGTTTTGAAATTTTGTTGAGGTTGCACCTAGCTCCCTTGCTTTTTCATTCATTAACCTATTAAAATTCTGTATGTCACCTGCAATATGTTCAGCTATAGCATGAGCCGCATCATTTCCAGATTCTAAAATAAGACCGTACAACATTTCCTCCATTAATAATTCTTCATCTTCTTGTAAGTAAATCGAAGAGCCTACCACTTCTGAAGCCTCTTTACTAGCGGTCACTTTAGAATCTAACTCTTCATTTTCTAAAGCTAATAGGCCGGTCATGACTTTAGTTGTACTCGCCATAGGAAGTTCTTTGTCAGGATTTTTGACATAGATTATTCGACCTGAGTCTAATTCTAAAAGTGCTGCTCCATCTGCAGAAATTTCAGGGGTGGCTTTTAAAGATTGTGGGTAAACAAAGCTAATAAATATTATTAAAATTAGTATAGTAAAGTAACTTGTTAACCTTTTAATTTTTATCCACCTCTAATTTCAAATCTTATATTATCCGTACACAATATATGATTATTGCCCGACCAAAAAAAATATGCCTCAAGGCTTTAGTTAACCTTGAGGCTGATTAAATGGAGAGCTTCCCTGCTGGTTTTGCTGATTTTGTTGGTTTTGCTGGTTCTTAGCATTTTGCATCATGGTTTTTAGTTGTTCAACAAGCTGTGGAGCATAGTCTACAATTTTATCTAGTATTTGGTGATCATCAACCGTCATTAGTCTAACTTGCTCATTGTTAACAACCAAAAAGGCAACTGGCTGAACTGAAACTCCTGCTCCACTTCCACCGCCAAATGGTAAAGACTGCTGATTATTTTGACTTGAGGATGTTGATGAGTTAAATTCACTACCTCCTGCACAGAAACCAAAATTCACTCTAGATATAGGAATAATAACACTTCCATCAGGTGTTTCTACAGGATTACCCACAATGGTATTTACCTCAACCATTTGTTTAATGCTTTCCATTGCTGTTTTCATTAAGCCCTGGATGGGATGATTATCCATTTTTTAATCCTCCTTCTTATCAAGTTAAATATTTGTCTAATAGTAATTAATGTTAAATGAACCAACCTAAATTGAATTTTGCAGCTTAGCTCTATTTCAAATTTATACTGATTATAAAATGGTTTGATAGTAATATTTTCTTTATAATCATTACTGGCTGATATATTATTTGTTATTGGTTTCATTATTCCCATTATGCTATAAATAAAACCCATTGCTATTGCAGTTGACGAAGCATTTTTTAAGCCAATAAAGAATTTTAAATATAGTTTGTGCAAAATAATAGAATTTATAAACTGCATCATAGATTGTTTAAGCATTTCAAACGAAATATTTGATTTTTTCTTTTTTGATTTATTTTTAGATTTTATTTTTTGTCTGATATTACTAAATTTTTGTCTTAGGCTTATAATTTTATGTAATATCTTTTGAATTCTTTTTGTATCTAGGGTTATTTTTATTATTCCAAACAAAGTAGTTATAATTATTTTGAAATTCCAGCTAGTATCTTGACAAGCATAGAAATCTACCTCAACATAGATTGGCATTAACTGTATAGTCAAATAAATTGTCAGCACAGCCATAACATAATATATAATCAAAAATACCACCTCATCATTTATTATTTTCGTCACGAGGAAATTATATCCACATAAAACAAAAAAACCCGGTAAATTTTTTACCAGGTTAGTAATTCATAATCTTAAGATGTATCAATTGTAAACATTTCACTTATGTGAATAGACTTTTTGTGGCGGAATCACATTATTTTATCCTTTTGATATTTCCTCAATCTCTTCTGGTTTGGGTAAATCTTTTGTAGAGTTTAGGCCAAAGTGTTCTAAAAATTTTTTTGTCACCCCAAACAAAATTGGTTTTCCAGCAACATCTTTTCTCCCAACTGTGTTAATCAAATCTTTTTTTAATAATGAGTTGATTACTCCATCAACTTTTACACCTCTTATTTCTTCAATTTCAATTTTTGTTACTGGTTCTTTGTATGCAATTATTGCAAGGGTTTCTAGTGCAGCTTTACTTAATTTATTTTTCTTGCTATCTTTCTCATATAGCCTGTCCATATAAGGAGCTAACGTAGACTTAGTAACTAGCTGGTAACCACCGGCAACCTCAATAATTTGAAGTCCTCTATTATCGTCATTACTAAAATCATCATTTAAGTCTTTTATTACTTCTCTAATTACAGCAATATCTTTTTGTAATATCTTTGAAATCTCATTTAAAGTAACAGGCTCTGCCTTCGTAAACAAAATCCCCTCAATTATAGCTTTCAGTTTTGAGGCTTGCAAATTACATCCTCCTAATTTAACCTATATTTATAACACCCTCATAGTTAAGCTTTATCCAAATTGGTGCAAATACACCTTCTTGGATAACATCTAATCTGGCTTCTTTAATCAAATCCAAAAGAGCTAAAAAGCTTACTACAAGCTCCTCACACGTAGTGCTATTTTGATTCATCAAATCCTGAAAAATCATTTCCTTATTTTGAGAAGACTCTAAGCTCTCTAGTATAAAACTTTTCTTTTCTTTTACAGTTACATTTATTCTATTATTTTTTATTTTTTCAAGCTCGTCCTTAACGTTATCCTGCCTGGTTTTTCTTTCTACTACATTATTAAAAGCTTCAAGTAAATTTATAACGTTTAAGTTCTCAAAATAATCCTCTGAAGAATCTGTTTGATTTATTTGCTTATTTAGATATTCATCAACGCTTGACACTTTCTTATAGAGTTTACTTTGTTCATTTTCTTTTATCTCCAAATTCTTTGCTATATTCTTATAAAAACGATACTCTACTAGTCTTTTTATTAGCTCTTCACGAGGATCTTCTTCTTCATCTTCTTCATTATCTTTAGGAGGAGAAGGCAGCAGCATCTTAGACTTAATTTCCATTAAATTTGCAGCCATTACTAAAAATTCACTGGCAATCTCTAGATCCATCTGTTTCCACTCTTCAATGTATTCAAAATATTCTTCGGTAATCTCTGATATGGGAATATCATAAATATTAATCTCTCTTTTCTTAACTAAATGGCATAGAAGATCTAAGGGACCTTCAAAAGCATACAAATTAACTTTATAGCTCAAGTCAAAGCACCCTCACAATTAAAATTTAACATATTCTTTAATCTCATCTATGGTTTGTCTTGCAACTTCACCGGCCTTTTTAGCTCCATCATTTAATACCTCATCTACAATTGACGGATTTTCTTCTAATTTTCTTCTCTTTTCTGCTATAGGTTCTAAGAAGTCTCTCATTACCTCTGCAAGACTCATCTTACACTGAACACAACCGATGCTGCCTTCCCTGCACTTGGAGGCAAAATTTTCGAACTCATTTTCATTAAAGATAGTATGAAATGTATATACTGTACATACTTCAGGATCTCCAAGGTCATCTTTTCTTACCCTCTGGGGATCTGTAACCATCATTTTTACTTTTTCTTTAATTTCATCTTCATAAGCTCCTAAAGGTATGGTATTGCCATAACTTTTACTCATTTTGCGGCCATCTACCCCCGGCAAAAGCGTCACCTTATTTAGAAGGGTTTGTGGTTCTGGGAAAATCTCTCCGTATAGATGATTAAACCTTCTTGCTATTTCCCTTGTCAGTTCGATATGTGGTGCCTGATCTTCGCCCACGGGTACTTTGTTAGCTTTATATAACAAAATATCAGCAGCTTGAAGTACAGGATAGCCTAAAAACCCATAAGTAGATATTTCTCTTTCGTTCATCTCCTTGAGCTGTTCTTTGTATGTGGGATTTCTTTCTAACCACCCAAGAGGAGTTATCATTGAAAGCATTAAGTGAAGTTCGGCATGCTCTTTTACATCAGACTGACGAAAAATTACGTTATTTTCGGGGTCAAGCCCAGCACTTAACCAGTCTATTACCATCTCTCTAACATTATCTCTTAAATTTGAAGTATCTTCATAACCAGTTGTCAGCGCATGCCAGTCCACTACGGAAAAGAAACATTTGTGGTCTTTTTGTAATTTAATCCAATTATCAAGAGCTCCAACCAAGTTTCCTAACTGTAGTTTACCAGTTGGTCTCATTCCGCTAAAAATTATACCTTTTTGTTCCATTATTTTTTAAACCTCCTATAGTTCTTAGATATTATTTTGTCATAAAAAATTAAATAAATTAAATGGTAAATACATAAGTTCCATTATTCTATTAGCAAGGGGAACTAAAACATTTCCTATAACACCAGTAAATAAAAGCAGGATTAATATTATAAATCCATACTGATTAAAAAAATCAATAATATTTTCGTGTTCTCTTGGCAAAAGTCCTCTAAGAATTTTGGACCCGTCAAGGGGTGGAATAGGTAACAGATTAAAAATCGCAAGATAAACATTAAGAATTATTATCCAACTCAATACAAAAAGTCCTACACTTTCTTGAATTACAGGTGGGTTTAATGGACTTTGCGGATTTATAATCATCATAAAAGTTGTTGGCGTTATGTTCATAAAAAATCTAATAAAAAAATCCGTAAAGCCAATAAATACAAAAGCCATTACCAGATTACTAAGGGGTCCGGCTAAAGCAACATATAGAAGCCCCTGCTTCATTGGCATATCCCTTCTAAAATTAACAGGATTTACTGGAACAGGCTTTGCCCAACCAAAACCAACAAACCATAACATTATAAGTCCAATAGGATCAAGATGACTTACTGGATTAAGGGTAAGTCTTCCGTGCATTTTTGCAGTACCATCTCCTAGATAATAAGCTACCCTACCGTGAGAATACTCATGCACTGTAAGTGCAATTAATAAAGCAGGTATCCTAAATAAAAGGTCATCACCCATTTTTTGCTTCTCCTTTCTTAGAAAAGAAATCCATTACAAATTCTATCTCTTCATCGACTGAATTTACAAGTCCATCAAGCCGTGCTTTTCTGACTTGTTCTAATACTTCTTTGTATATTGGTCCAGGTTCAATGCCTAAGGATTTTAAGTCTTCTCCTGTTATTTCTATACCTATTCCCTGTAATTCATCCATATAATGATAGATGTTTTCCCGTATTTGAAAAGAATCATTTTCGGCTAAAATATACAAAACGGTCTCAAGGGGAAGCCCTTCCATAATTTCTGCTAATTCACTATTCTTAATATCTTTTTGTTTAAGTTTATTTGAAATTTCAGGTGTTTTTTTAAGAGTCTCAAATATTACCTCCCTAACTTTTTTTGCAATTTTAATTCTCTCAAAATAGGAATCTATTAAAGAAAAAGACTGACCAAAAAACAACACAGAAAAAACAACAGCTTCTTTGCTAATAGAATAACTAAAGTTTTTGCGTTTGCTGTTATACCATTTAATTACATCTTCTACATTATATAGCATTTTTACTTTTTTATCATCTAATCTAACACCAGGAAAAATATTATTTAATATACCCAGGTTATCTATTCTACGAATTGCCTCAGGATAGTTAGGTTCATGAAAAACAAGCCTCAATTCTTCATGCAGCTTTTCTCCTGGCAGTTTTTCTATCACCCCTGTTTCTACAGCATTTTTGATAAAAAGAAGTGTCTGCTCTTCAATTATAAATCCTAATCTGGTCTCAAACCTTATTGCTCTAAATATTCTTGTTGGATCTTCCACAAAGCTCAGGTTATAAAGAACCCGTATATGTCTTTTCTTTAAATCTTCCCTACCATTAAAGAAGTCTAACAATTTGCCAAAAGATGAAATGTTAAGTTCTACAGCCATTGTATTAATAGTAAAATCCCTACGATATAAATCTTGTTTTATTGTACTCTTTTCAACTTCAGGAGCAGCAGCCGGAAAGGCATAAAACTCAATCCTTGCAGTTGCAAAATCTATCCTCAGACCCTGAGGAAGAGTTAGGGTGGCTGTCTGAAATTGAGGAAAAGTTTTGAGTTCACCATTCAAATAATTAGCGAGTATTTTGGAAAGGGAAATAGCATCCTTTTCTACTACTAAGTCTAGGTCTATATTGTTTTTGCCAAGTAAAAGATCTCTAACAAATCCTCCAACTCCATAAACTTTATAGCCTTCCTTCTCAGCTTTTTGACCAATTAAATAAAGTAACCCAACAACTCTTTCAGGTAATCTCTCATTAATTAATTCTTTAATATCTTCTTTTTCTTCATCTACTTCTTTTAAATACAGATTCTCTTTTTCTTCTGCCTTTTCACTCAAGCCATGCTGAATCCTTAGTAGATCAGACCTTGTAACAATACCAACTAACCTACCTGCTGAATTGAGAACAGGTAGTCTACCCACATTTTTATTAACTAGCAAATGCTGTATTTCTCTCAAAGGAGTTTCGGGTGTTATAGTAACAACTTTTTGTGACATGTAACCTTTTACAGGTGCATGTCCAAGCCCATGGTGCTGTGCTTTTTCTACATCTCTTCTTGATATTACACCAACAAGTTTATTTTCGTTTTCATCATTAACTATAGGCAAACCACTATGACCATAACGCATCATAGTTTTACCAGCTTCCTCAACAGTAATATCCATCGAAATTGTCTTAACAGGCTTTGACATAATAGTTTCTGCATTTATATGAACAGGCAAATGCCAGTTAAGTAACTCTATAATTCGACCCTTGATCTCTTTAATATCAGTACCATGGTTATCAATTGTTGCTGAAGCTGCCTGATCGTGACCCTTACCATCAAAATGTTCAATAACCCTTCTAACATTTAACTCCTTTCTCCTACTTCTAGAAACTATATGAATTTTATTTTTTAAATTTACAATAATAAAAAACATATCAACATTTTCTATTTCCATTAACTTATGTATCAGTATTGCAAGACCTGCTATGAATTCCTCTCTCTGGGCTATCGATATTCCTATTTTATAATCATTAATATTATAGTTTTCAGTATTAATAAGAAGCTCTTCTAGCAAATCTCTTTGTTCTTTTTCAAGGGTATCAGTAACATACTCTCTTATTAATTTTAAATCAGCACCACATCTTAGAAGATAACCAACAGCCTCTATATCACGATATGTAGTGGTATCAAAAGTCATAATCCCTGTATCAGCATATATTCCAAGAGCAAGAATCCCTGCCTCTAATGAACTTAATTCTATATTTTTTTCTTTTATTTCCTCAGTAATCAATGTACAGGTAGCACCAACTGTATCCACTACCTGATAAGTAGGGGCTCTATCAAGGTCAAAGTGGGGGTGATGATCAAAAAGAATTAAATTATTCGCCTTTTCTATTATTTCTTTTACAAAACTAAGCCGGTTAATATCCCTTGTATCAACAATAATTAAATTATTAATACTACCCGGATCAAAAGTTATTTTTTCAATAAAAGGAAATGTATCCTTATAAAGTGCCAAAAAAGCTTTAACATTATTACTAATTTGTTCAGGTAAAAGCAGCTTGCTATCAGGATACAGTTTATAAGCTCCAATCATGGCAGCAAGACCATCAAAGTCTAGATTGTTATGAGAAGATATAAGATCCATAATAACCCCCCTTACTTCTGTAACATTATACCATAGTTAATATCCATAAAAAAGCAACCCTTATACCTCAAGGGTTGCTCTCTCTCTTCTAGACAAGAGGTCATAAAAAGCTTCTAACCTGGTATGAAGGCCTAATCTGCCGGTATGTTCATCTAGAGATAAAGTAAGTATAGGAATATTATAATCTTTAGAAACCTTTGGTAACAAACTTTGAGCTATTATCTCCGGGGCACAGGTAAATGGAAGTATATGAACAATACCATCATAATTTTCTTTTGCTTTAATTACAGCATCACCTACAGATTCCCTGCCGTGCCCACCAACAAAATGATCAAGATAAGGTTTTGCAGCATGAACTGCCGGATTTTTCTTTCTAAAAGGCAAAGGGTTAAGGTGCTCTCTAACCCAATTACCCAAGTAAACATTTCGCTTTACTACAGCACCCAAATTGCCTAAATATTTTTCTATGCCCATATTAGCCCGTTTTTCTAGCAGCATGTATATTTCACCCAAAAGCGCTATTTTAACTGGATTTTCTAATTCTAGATTTTTATTCTCATTTAATTCATCAAATCCTTCTCTTGTTACCCTTTCTATATCTTTAATACCTGAAGCCTTATCTAACCTGTCCAAAATCTTTTCATATGTATTATCTAGATCTGATTTGTTTTGACAGTAAGGTCTTACCTCTGCTGTATGAATATCAATTTTGTCTATTGCATCAATCTTTGCAATAGTTATTCGGAGTGCTTTATATATAGTGTTCCAAGAATTTTTGTTTTTTAATTTTTTTAGTTTATCCAAAAATTCATTATAGCTGTGCGGAGGTTCTAAAACTATCATTTCAAAATTATAACCTAAATCTGTAAGAATTCTTTTTTGTACCTGGGAATAATACCCAAATCTACATGGCCCTACACCACCACCCATTACAATGGTATCCGCACCATCTTCTAAAGCCTCAATAAAGTTACCCATATTAAGTTTGAGTGGAAAACAAGCAAACTCCGGTGAATGTTTGACACCTAACTCTATAGTTTTATTAGTTATTGGAGGTGGTACTATTACTTCAAAACCTAATTCGTTAAATAATGCCTTTACTGGTATACTAATTGTCCCCATATGAGGGAAAGTTATCTTCATACAGCTTGTTTCCTCCTTTTTAACATTTCGACAAAAGCTTCAACTCTGGTATTTATTCCTGCTTCTCCTGTATGTTCATCAAGGGTAATCATTAAAAGGGGTATATTCGCCCCTTTCATCTCTCTTTCTACAAGTTCATTAATTAGTGAATCCGGTCCACAACCAAAAGAAACTACCAGAATAATTCCATCAACTTCCCGGTCAGTTAAACTAGAATATGCCGAACCAATAATTTCTTTTCCAAAGGTCCAAAATATTGGTTTCTCAAGCTTTTTCAGCCCTTTTTCTTTTGACTTTTTACTAATCATTTCAGTTGTAATAGGGAAAACATCAGAATTCCTTAGTTTTTCAATCAAGTTATGGTTTATAAAATCATCATTTATGTTGTATGAATGTCCTAAAACTGCCACCTTTGTATCTAACATACTTCTTGTATCTAACATGCCCCTTCTTTTATCTGAATGGTTTGAATTAGCCTCCAAAATGTCTAATGGCAGATTACCGCTTAATAATTCATTTTCATAATTATTCTGGCAGGCAAGGGCTGTATTATATGATTTTAGTGTATCTACCATTCTGCAGTTAAGCTTATTACCCAGACTAATTAATTCTTTTAGAAAAGCTAATGGCTTTTTAGTTAAGTCAACAGTAGGACTTAATATTCTATCTTCGCTAAGTTCAAATTGATTTATAATTAGGTTTGGGAGACC
The Natranaerofaba carboxydovora genome window above contains:
- the scpB gene encoding SMC-Scp complex subunit ScpB, with product MQASKLKAIIEGILFTKAEPVTLNEISKILQKDIAVIREVIKDLNDDFSNDDNRGLQIIEVAGGYQLVTKSTLAPYMDRLYEKDSKKNKLSKAALETLAIIAYKEPVTKIEIEEIRGVKVDGVINSLLKKDLINTVGRKDVAGKPILFGVTKKFLEHFGLNSTKDLPKPEEIEEISKG
- a CDS encoding DUF2953 domain-containing protein is translated as MIIYYVMAVLTIYLTIQLMPIYVEVDFYACQDTSWNFKIIITTLFGIIKITLDTKRIQKILHKIISLRQKFSNIRQKIKSKNKSKKKKSNISFEMLKQSMMQFINSIILHKLYLKFFIGLKNASSTAIAMGFIYSIMGIMKPITNNISASNDYKENITIKPFYNQYKFEIELSCKIQFRLVHLTLITIRQIFNLIRRRIKKWIIIPSRA
- a CDS encoding spore maturation protein, with the translated sequence MTDLVTLISKWAIPFLIVVTLIYGQIKNVDVFDTFVEGAKDGFDTSIKLIPFLVAMMCALGIFRASGAMEFILSFIEPILTAFYIPSDIIPMALMRPISGSSTFAMMTEIFQTHGPDSFVGRLASTMQGSTDTTFYVLTVYFGSVGIKKSRHALAIGLIGDLTGFVSALIICTLVFG
- a CDS encoding nucleoside recognition domain-containing protein encodes the protein MVNYIWLFFIVGGILFSLFNGNIDDVTNALFNSADEAVNLSIGLISIMSFWLGIMKIIEKSGLIRVINKILTPIAKFLFPDVPKDHPAMNAILMNMSANLLGMGNAATPFGIKAMQNLQELNDKKDRATDSMCTFLAINTSSITLIPTTVLGIRAAAGSQEPTEIVGTTLIATLCSAIAAISADKVARKFSK
- a CDS encoding acyl-CoA dehydratase activase-related protein — encoded protein: MKITFPHMGTISIPVKALFNELGFEVIVPPPITNKTIELGVKHSPEFACFPLKLNMGNFIEALEDGADTIVMGGGVGPCRFGYYSQVQKRILTDLGYNFEMIVLEPPHSYNEFLDKLKKLKNKNSWNTIYKALRITIAKIDAIDKIDIHTAEVRPYCQNKSDLDNTYEKILDRLDKASGIKDIERVTREGFDELNENKNLELENPVKIALLGEIYMLLEKRANMGIEKYLGNLGAVVKRNVYLGNWVREHLNPLPFRKKNPAVHAAKPYLDHFVGGHGRESVGDAVIKAKENYDGIVHILPFTCAPEIIAQSLLPKVSKDYNIPILTLSLDEHTGRLGLHTRLEAFYDLLSRRERATLEV
- the trpS gene encoding tryptophan--tRNA ligase; amino-acid sequence: MEQKGIIFSGMRPTGKLQLGNLVGALDNWIKLQKDHKCFFSVVDWHALTTGYEDTSNLRDNVREMVIDWLSAGLDPENNVIFRQSDVKEHAELHLMLSMITPLGWLERNPTYKEQLKEMNEREISTYGFLGYPVLQAADILLYKANKVPVGEDQAPHIELTREIARRFNHLYGEIFPEPQTLLNKVTLLPGVDGRKMSKSYGNTIPLGAYEDEIKEKVKMMVTDPQRVRKDDLGDPEVCTVYTFHTIFNENEFENFASKCREGSIGCVQCKMSLAEVMRDFLEPIAEKRRKLEENPSIVDEVLNDGAKKAGEVARQTIDEIKEYVKF
- a CDS encoding D-alanyl-D-alanine carboxypeptidase family protein, whose amino-acid sequence is MKIKRLTSYFTILILIIFISFVYPQSLKATPEISADGAALLELDSGRIIYVKNPDKELPMASTTKVMTGLLALENEELDSKVTASKEASEVVGSSIYLQEDEELLMEEMLYGLILESGNDAAHAIAEHIAGDIQNFNRLMNEKARELGATSTKFQNPHGLPAKNHFTTAKDLLKITEEALTDPVFSRVVATKRKIIPGPDEEVRFRFLRNTNKLFGKYPGTDGVKTGWTEKAGRCLVFSASKDGTRLVGTLLNAPKMYEDASKILDWGFSEYNQVTLFEEGQHIEELQVDGNEKEKVRLITKDKVTLPLREREKSKISYILKPKENIEAPIYTEDYIGNLEVTIDGQKVSEVKLVAENDIEVKGFWNRILSFFGR
- a CDS encoding site-2 protease family protein, which gives rise to MGDDLLFRIPALLIALTVHEYSHGRVAYYLGDGTAKMHGRLTLNPVSHLDPIGLIMLWFVGFGWAKPVPVNPVNFRRDMPMKQGLLYVALAGPLSNLVMAFVFIGFTDFFIRFFMNITPTTFMMIINPQSPLNPPVIQESVGLFVLSWIIILNVYLAIFNLLPIPPLDGSKILRGLLPREHENIIDFFNQYGFIILILLLFTGVIGNVLVPLANRIMELMYLPFNLFNFL
- the ytfJ gene encoding GerW family sporulation protein, whose amino-acid sequence is MDNHPIQGLMKTAMESIKQMVEVNTIVGNPVETPDGSVIIPISRVNFGFCAGGSEFNSSTSSSQNNQQSLPFGGGSGAGVSVQPVAFLVVNNEQVRLMTVDDHQILDKIVDYAPQLVEQLKTMMQNAKNQQNQQNQQNQQGSSPFNQPQG
- a CDS encoding segregation and condensation protein A, producing MSYKVNLYAFEGPLDLLCHLVKKREINIYDIPISEITEEYFEYIEEWKQMDLEIASEFLVMAANLMEIKSKMLLPSPPKDNEEDEEEDPREELIKRLVEYRFYKNIAKNLEIKENEQSKLYKKVSSVDEYLNKQINQTDSSEDYFENLNVINLLEAFNNVVERKTRQDNVKDELEKIKNNRINVTVKEKKSFILESLESSQNKEMIFQDLMNQNSTTCEELVVSFLALLDLIKEARLDVIQEGVFAPIWIKLNYEGVINIG
- a CDS encoding CBS domain-containing protein; protein product: MDLISSHNNLDFDGLAAMIGAYKLYPDSKLLLPEQISNNVKAFLALYKDTFPFIEKITFDPGSINNLIIVDTRDINRLSFVKEIIEKANNLILFDHHPHFDLDRAPTYQVVDTVGATCTLITEEIKEKNIELSSLEAGILALGIYADTGIMTFDTTTYRDIEAVGYLLRCGADLKLIREYVTDTLEKEQRDLLEELLINTENYNINDYKIGISIAQREEFIAGLAILIHKLMEIENVDMFFIIVNLKNKIHIVSRSRRKELNVRRVIEHFDGKGHDQAASATIDNHGTDIKEIKGRIIELLNWHLPVHINAETIMSKPVKTISMDITVEEAGKTMMRYGHSGLPIVNDENENKLVGVISRRDVEKAQHHGLGHAPVKGYMSQKVVTITPETPLREIQHLLVNKNVGRLPVLNSAGRLVGIVTRSDLLRIQHGLSEKAEEKENLYLKEVDEEKEDIKELINERLPERVVGLLYLIGQKAEKEGYKVYGVGGFVRDLLLGKNNIDLDLVVEKDAISLSKILANYLNGELKTFPQFQTATLTLPQGLRIDFATARIEFYAFPAAAPEVEKSTIKQDLYRRDFTINTMAVELNISSFGKLLDFFNGREDLKKRHIRVLYNLSFVEDPTRIFRAIRFETRLGFIIEEQTLLFIKNAVETGVIEKLPGEKLHEELRLVFHEPNYPEAIRRIDNLGILNNIFPGVRLDDKKVKMLYNVEDVIKWYNSKRKNFSYSISKEAVVFSVLFFGQSFSLIDSYFERIKIAKKVREVIFETLKKTPEISNKLKQKDIKNSELAEIMEGLPLETVLYILAENDSFQIRENIYHYMDELQGIGIEITGEDLKSLGIEPGPIYKEVLEQVRKARLDGLVNSVDEEIEFVMDFFSKKGEAKNG